A single window of Nomascus leucogenys isolate Asia chromosome 18, Asia_NLE_v1, whole genome shotgun sequence DNA harbors:
- the ZEB1 gene encoding zinc finger E-box-binding homeobox 1 isoform X9, whose amino-acid sequence MTSHKSGRDQRHVTQSGCNRKFKCTECGKAFKYKHHLKEHLRIHSGEKPYECPNCKKRFSHSGSYSSHISSKKCISLIPVNGRPRTGLKTSQCSSPSLSASPGSPTRPQIRQKIENKPLQEQLSVNQIKTEPVDYEFKPIVVASGINCSTPLQNGVFTGGGPLQATSSPQGVVQAVVLPTVGLVSPISINLSDIQNVLKVAVDGNVIRQVLENNQANLASKEQETINASPIQQGGHSVISAISLPLVDQDGTTKIIINYSLEQPSQLQVVPQNLKKENPVATSSCKSEKLPEDLTVKSEKDKSFEGGVNDSTCLLCDDCPGDINALPELKHYDLKQPTQPPPLPAAEAEKPESSVSSATGDGNLSPSQPPLKNLLSLLKAYYALNAQPSAEELSKIADSVNLPLDVVKKWFEKMQAGQISVQSSEPSSPEPGKVNIPAKNNDHPQSANANEPQDSTVNLQSPLKMTNSPVLPLGSTTNGSRSSTPSPSPLNLSSSRNTQGYLYTAEGAQEEPQVEPLDLSLPKQQGELLERSTITSVYQNSVYSVQEEPLNLSCAKKEPQKDSCVTDSEPVVNVIPPSANPINIAIPTVTAQLPTIVAIADQNSVPCLRALAANKQTILIPQVAYTYSTTVSPAVQEPPLKVIQPNGNQDERQDTSSEGVSNVEDQNDSDSTPPKKKMRKTENGMYACDLCDKIFQKSSSLLRHKYEHTGKRPHECGICKKAFKHKHHLIEHMRLHSGEKPYQCDKCGKRFSHSGSYSQHMNHRYSYCKREAEERDSTEQEEAGPEILSNEHVGARASPSQGDSDERESLTREEDEDSEKEEEEEDKEVEELQEEKECEKPQGDEEEEEEEVEEEAEEAENEGEEAKTEGLMKDDRAESQASSLGQKVSESSEQVSEEKTNEA is encoded by the exons ATGACATCACATAAATCAGGAAGAGATCAA AGACATGTGACGCAGTCTGGGTGTAATCGTAAATTCAAGTGCACTGAGTGTGGAAAAGCTTTCAAATACAAACATCACCTAAAAGAGCACTTAAGAATTCACagtg gagAGAAGCCATATGAATGCCCAAACTGCAAGAAACGCTTTTCCCATTCTGGCTCCTATAGCTCACACATAAGCAGTAAGAAATGTATCAGCTTGATACCTGTGAATGGGCGACCAAGAACAGGACTCAAGACATCTCAGTGTTCTTCACCGTCTCTTTCAGCATCACCAGGCAGTCCCACACGACCACAGATACGGCAAAAGATAGAGAATAAACCCCTTCAAGAACAACTTTCTGTTAACCAAATTAAAACTGAACCTGTGGATTATGAATTCAAACCCATAGTGGTTGCTTCAGGAATCAACTGTTCAACCCCTTTACAAAATGGGGTTTTCACTGGTGGTGGCCCATTACAGGCAACCAGTTCTCCTCAGGGCGTGGTGCAAGCTGTTGTTCTGCCAACAGTTGGTTTGGTGTCTCCCATAAGTATCAATTTAAGTGATATTCAGAATGTACTTAAAGTGGCAGTAGATGGTAATGTAATAAGGCAAGTGTTGGAGAATAATCAAGCAAATCTTGCATCCAAAGAACAAGAAACAATCAATGCTTCACCCATACAACAAGGTGGCCATTCTGTTATTTCAGCCATCAGTCTTCCTTTGGTTGATCAAGATGGAACAACCAAAATTATCATCAACTACAGTCTTGAGCAGCCTAGCCAACTTCAAGTTgttcctcaaaatttaaaaaaagaaaatccagtcGCAACAAGCAGTTGTAAAAGTGAAAAGTTACCAGAAGATCTTACTGTTAAGTCTGAGAAGGACAAAAGCTTTGAAGGGGGGGTGAATGATAGCACTTGTCTTCTGTGTGATGATTGTCCAGGAGATATTAATGCACTTCCAGAATTAAAGCACTATGACCTAAAGCAGCCTACTCAGCCTCCTCCACTCCCTGCAGCAGAAGCTGAGAAGCCTGAGTCCTCTGTTTCATCAGCTACTGGAGATGGCAATTTGTCTCCCAGTCAGCCACCTTTAAAGAACCTCTTGTCTCTCCTAAAAGCATATTATGCTTTGAATGCACAACCAAGTGCAGAAGAGCTCTCAAAAATTGCCGATTCAGTAAACCTACCACTGGATGTAGTAAAAAAGTGGTTTGAAAAGATGCAAGCTGGACAGATTTCAGTGCAATCTTCTGAACCATCTTCTCCTGAACCAGGCAAAGTAAATATCCCTGCCAAGAACAATGATCATCCTCAATCTGCAAATGCAAATGAACCCCAGGACAGCACAGTAAATCTACAAAGTCCTTTGAAGATGACTAACTCCCCAGTTTTACCACTGGGATCAACCACCAATGGTTCCAGAAGTAGTACACCATCCCCATCACCTCTAAACCTTTCCTCATCCAGAAATACACAGGGTTACTTGTACACAGCTGAGGGTGCACAAGAAGAGCCACAAGTAGAACCTCTTGATCTTTCACTACCAAAGCAACAGGGAGAATTATTAGAAAGGTCAACTATCACTAGTGTTTACCAGAACAGTGTTTATTCTGTCCAGGAAGAACCCTTGAACTTGTCTTGCGCAAAAAAGGAGCCACAAAAGGACAGTTGTGTTACAGACTCAGAACCAGTTGTAAATGTAATCCCACCAAGTGCCAACCCCATAAATATCGCTATACCTACCGTCACTGCCCAGTTACCCACAATCGTGGCCATTGCTGACCAGAACAGTGTTCCATGCTTACGAGCACTAGCTGCCAATAAGCAAACGATTCTGATTCCCCAGGTGGCATACACATACTCAACTACGGTCAGCCCTGCAGTCCAAGAACCACCCTTGAAAGTGATCCAGCCAAATGGAAATCAG GATGAAAGACAAGATACTAGCTCAGAAGGAGTATCAAATGTAGAGGATCAGAATGACTCTGATTCTACACCGCCCAAAAAGAAAATGCGGAAGACAGAAAATGGAATGTATGCTTGTGATTTGTGTGATAAGATATTCCAAAAGAGTAGTTCATTATTGAGACATAAATATGAACACACAG GTAAAAGACCTCATGAGTGTGGAATCTGTAAAAAGGCATTTAAACACAAACATCATTTGATTGAACACATGCGATTACATTCTGGAGAAAAGCCCTATCAATGTGACAAATGTGGAAAGCGCTTCTCACACTCTGGGTCTTACTCTCAACACATGAATCATCGCTACTCCTACTGTAAGAGAGAAGCGGAAGAACGTGACAGCACAGAGCAGGAAGAGGCAGGGCCTGAAATCCTCTCGAATGAGCACGTGGGTGCCAGGGCGTCTCCCTCACAGGGTGACTCGGACGAGAGAGAGAGTTTGACAAGGGAAGAGGATGAAGACagtgaaaaagaggaagaggaggaggataaagaggtagaagaattgcaggaagaaaaagaatgtgaaaaaccacaaggggatgaggaggaggaggaagaagaagtgGAAGAAGAGGCAGAAGAGGCAGAGAATGAGGGAGAAGAAGCAAAAACTGAAGGTCTGATGAAGGATGACAGGGCTGAAAGTCAAGCAAGCAGCTTAGGACAAAAAGTAAGTGAGAGTAGTGAGCAAGTGtctgaagaaaagacaaatgaagcCTAA
- the ZEB1 gene encoding zinc finger E-box-binding homeobox 1 isoform X4 has product MADGPRCKRRKQANPRRNNVTNYNTVVETNSDSDDEDKLHIVEEESVTDAADCEGVPEDDLPTDQTVLPGRSSEREGNAKNCWEDDTGKEGQEILGPEAQADEAGCTVKDDECESDAENEQNHDPNVEEFLQQQDTAVIFPEAPEEDQRQGTPEASGHDENGTPDAFSQLLTCPYCDRGYKRFTSLKEHIKYRHEKNEDNFSCSLCSYTFAYRTQLERHMTSHKSGRDQRHVTQSGCNRKFKCTECGKAFKYKHHLKEHLRIHSGEKPYECPNCKKRFSHSGSYSSHISSKKCISLIPVNGRPRTGLKTSQCSSPSLSASPGSPTRPQIRQKIENKPLQEQLSVNQIKTEPVDYEFKPIVVASGINCSTPLQNGVFTGGGPLQATSSPQGVVQAVVLPTVGLVSPISINLSDIQNVLKVAVDGNVIRQVLENNQANLASKEQETINASPIQQGGHSVISAISLPLVDQDGTTKIIINYSLEQPSQLQVVPQNLKKENPVATSSCKSEKLPEDLTVKSEKDKSFEGGVNDSTCLLCDDCPGDINALPELKHYDLKQPTQPPPLPAAEAEKPESSVSSATGDGNLSPSQPPLKNLLSLLKAYYALNAQPSAEELSKIADSVNLPLDVVKKWFEKMQAGQISVQSSEPSSPEPGKVNIPAKNNDHPQSANANEPQDSTVNLQSPLKMTNSPVLPLGSTTNGSRSSTPSPSPLNLSSSRNTQGYLYTAEGAQEEPQVEPLDLSLPKQQGELLERSTITSVYQNSVYSVQEEPLNLSCAKKEPQKDSCVTDSEPVVNVIPPSANPINIAIPTVTAQLPTIVAIADQNSVPCLRALAANKQTILIPQVAYTYSTTVSPAVQEPPLKVIQPNGNQDERQDTSSEGVSNVEDQNDSDSTPPKKKMRKTENGMYACDLCDKIFQKSSSLLRHKYEHTGKRPHECGICKKAFKHKHHLIEHMRLHSGEKPYQCDKCGKRFSHSGSYSQHMNHRYSYCKREAEERDSTEQEEAGPEILSNEHVGARASPSQGDSDERESLTREEDEDSEKEEEEEDKEVEELQEEKECEKPQGDEEEEEEEVEEEAEEAENEGEEAKTEGLMKDDRAESQASSLGQKVGAQ; this is encoded by the exons taaaagatGATGAATGCGAGTCAGATGCAGAAAATGAGCAAAACCATGATCCTAATGTTGAAGAGTTTCTACAACAACAAGACACTGCTGTCATTTTTCCTGAGGCACCTGAAGAGGACCAGAGGCAGGGCACACCAGAAGCCAGTGGTCATGATGAAAATG GAACACCAGATGCATTTTCACAATTACTCACCTGTCCATATTGTGATAGAGGCTATAAACGCTTTACCTCTCTGAAAGAACACATTAAATATCGTcatgaaaagaatgaagataACTTTAGTTGCTCCCTGTGCAGTTACACCTTTGCATACAGAACCCAACTTGAACGTCACATGACATCACATAAATCAGGAAGAGATCAA AGACATGTGACGCAGTCTGGGTGTAATCGTAAATTCAAGTGCACTGAGTGTGGAAAAGCTTTCAAATACAAACATCACCTAAAAGAGCACTTAAGAATTCACagtg gagAGAAGCCATATGAATGCCCAAACTGCAAGAAACGCTTTTCCCATTCTGGCTCCTATAGCTCACACATAAGCAGTAAGAAATGTATCAGCTTGATACCTGTGAATGGGCGACCAAGAACAGGACTCAAGACATCTCAGTGTTCTTCACCGTCTCTTTCAGCATCACCAGGCAGTCCCACACGACCACAGATACGGCAAAAGATAGAGAATAAACCCCTTCAAGAACAACTTTCTGTTAACCAAATTAAAACTGAACCTGTGGATTATGAATTCAAACCCATAGTGGTTGCTTCAGGAATCAACTGTTCAACCCCTTTACAAAATGGGGTTTTCACTGGTGGTGGCCCATTACAGGCAACCAGTTCTCCTCAGGGCGTGGTGCAAGCTGTTGTTCTGCCAACAGTTGGTTTGGTGTCTCCCATAAGTATCAATTTAAGTGATATTCAGAATGTACTTAAAGTGGCAGTAGATGGTAATGTAATAAGGCAAGTGTTGGAGAATAATCAAGCAAATCTTGCATCCAAAGAACAAGAAACAATCAATGCTTCACCCATACAACAAGGTGGCCATTCTGTTATTTCAGCCATCAGTCTTCCTTTGGTTGATCAAGATGGAACAACCAAAATTATCATCAACTACAGTCTTGAGCAGCCTAGCCAACTTCAAGTTgttcctcaaaatttaaaaaaagaaaatccagtcGCAACAAGCAGTTGTAAAAGTGAAAAGTTACCAGAAGATCTTACTGTTAAGTCTGAGAAGGACAAAAGCTTTGAAGGGGGGGTGAATGATAGCACTTGTCTTCTGTGTGATGATTGTCCAGGAGATATTAATGCACTTCCAGAATTAAAGCACTATGACCTAAAGCAGCCTACTCAGCCTCCTCCACTCCCTGCAGCAGAAGCTGAGAAGCCTGAGTCCTCTGTTTCATCAGCTACTGGAGATGGCAATTTGTCTCCCAGTCAGCCACCTTTAAAGAACCTCTTGTCTCTCCTAAAAGCATATTATGCTTTGAATGCACAACCAAGTGCAGAAGAGCTCTCAAAAATTGCCGATTCAGTAAACCTACCACTGGATGTAGTAAAAAAGTGGTTTGAAAAGATGCAAGCTGGACAGATTTCAGTGCAATCTTCTGAACCATCTTCTCCTGAACCAGGCAAAGTAAATATCCCTGCCAAGAACAATGATCATCCTCAATCTGCAAATGCAAATGAACCCCAGGACAGCACAGTAAATCTACAAAGTCCTTTGAAGATGACTAACTCCCCAGTTTTACCACTGGGATCAACCACCAATGGTTCCAGAAGTAGTACACCATCCCCATCACCTCTAAACCTTTCCTCATCCAGAAATACACAGGGTTACTTGTACACAGCTGAGGGTGCACAAGAAGAGCCACAAGTAGAACCTCTTGATCTTTCACTACCAAAGCAACAGGGAGAATTATTAGAAAGGTCAACTATCACTAGTGTTTACCAGAACAGTGTTTATTCTGTCCAGGAAGAACCCTTGAACTTGTCTTGCGCAAAAAAGGAGCCACAAAAGGACAGTTGTGTTACAGACTCAGAACCAGTTGTAAATGTAATCCCACCAAGTGCCAACCCCATAAATATCGCTATACCTACCGTCACTGCCCAGTTACCCACAATCGTGGCCATTGCTGACCAGAACAGTGTTCCATGCTTACGAGCACTAGCTGCCAATAAGCAAACGATTCTGATTCCCCAGGTGGCATACACATACTCAACTACGGTCAGCCCTGCAGTCCAAGAACCACCCTTGAAAGTGATCCAGCCAAATGGAAATCAG GATGAAAGACAAGATACTAGCTCAGAAGGAGTATCAAATGTAGAGGATCAGAATGACTCTGATTCTACACCGCCCAAAAAGAAAATGCGGAAGACAGAAAATGGAATGTATGCTTGTGATTTGTGTGATAAGATATTCCAAAAGAGTAGTTCATTATTGAGACATAAATATGAACACACAG GTAAAAGACCTCATGAGTGTGGAATCTGTAAAAAGGCATTTAAACACAAACATCATTTGATTGAACACATGCGATTACATTCTGGAGAAAAGCCCTATCAATGTGACAAATGTGGAAAGCGCTTCTCACACTCTGGGTCTTACTCTCAACACATGAATCATCGCTACTCCTACTGTAAGAGAGAAGCGGAAGAACGTGACAGCACAGAGCAGGAAGAGGCAGGGCCTGAAATCCTCTCGAATGAGCACGTGGGTGCCAGGGCGTCTCCCTCACAGGGTGACTCGGACGAGAGAGAGAGTTTGACAAGGGAAGAGGATGAAGACagtgaaaaagaggaagaggaggaggataaagaggtagaagaattgcaggaagaaaaagaatgtgaaaaaccacaaggggatgaggaggaggaggaagaagaagtgGAAGAAGAGGCAGAAGAGGCAGAGAATGAGGGAGAAGAAGCAAAAACTGAAGGTCTGATGAAGGATGACAGGGCTGAAAGTCAAGCAAGCAGCTTAGGACAAAAA GTTGGAGCTCAATAG
- the ZEB1 gene encoding zinc finger E-box-binding homeobox 1 isoform X7, translating into MKVTNYNTVVETNSDSDDEDKLHIVEEESVTDAADCEGVPEDDLPTDQTVLPGRSSEREGNAKNCWEDDTGKEGQEILGPEAQADEAGCTVKDDECESDAENEQNHDPNVEEFLQQQDTAVIFPEAPEEDQRQGTPEASGHDENGTPDAFSQLLTCPYCDRGYKRFTSLKEHIKYRHEKNEDNFSCSLCSYTFAYRTQLERHMTSHKSGRDQRHVTQSGCNRKFKCTECGKAFKYKHHLKEHLRIHSGEKPYECPNCKKRFSHSGSYSSHISSKKCISLIPVNGRPRTGLKTSQCSSPSLSASPGSPTRPQIRQKIENKPLQEQLSVNQIKTEPVDYEFKPIVVASGINCSTPLQNGVFTGGGPLQATSSPQGVVQAVVLPTVGLVSPISINLSDIQNVLKVAVDGNVIRQVLENNQANLASKEQETINASPIQQGGHSVISAISLPLVDQDGTTKIIINYSLEQPSQLQVVPQNLKKENPVATSSCKSEKLPEDLTVKSEKDKSFEGGVNDSTCLLCDDCPGDINALPELKHYDLKQPTQPPPLPAAEAEKPESSVSSATGDGNLSPSQPPLKNLLSLLKAYYALNAQPSAEELSKIADSVNLPLDVVKKWFEKMQAGQISVQSSEPSSPEPGKVNIPAKNNDHPQSANANEPQDSTVNLQSPLKMTNSPVLPLGSTTNGSRSSTPSPSPLNLSSSRNTQGYLYTAEGAQEEPQVEPLDLSLPKQQGELLERSTITSVYQNSVYSVQEEPLNLSCAKKEPQKDSCVTDSEPVVNVIPPSANPINIAIPTVTAQLPTIVAIADQNSVPCLRALAANKQTILIPQVAYTYSTTVSPAVQEPPLKVIQPNGNQDERQDTSSEGVSNVEDQNDSDSTPPKKKMRKTENGMYACDLCDKIFQKSSSLLRHKYEHTGKRPHECGICKKAFKHKHHLIEHMRLHSGEKPYQCDKCGKRFSHSGSYSQHMNHRYSYCKREAEERDSTEQEEAGPEILSNEHVGARASPSQGDSDERESLTREEDEDSEKEEEEEDKEVEELQEEKECEKPQGDEEEEEEEVEEEAEEAENEGEEAKTEGLMKDDRAESQASSLGQKVSESSEQVSEEKTNEA; encoded by the exons taaaagatGATGAATGCGAGTCAGATGCAGAAAATGAGCAAAACCATGATCCTAATGTTGAAGAGTTTCTACAACAACAAGACACTGCTGTCATTTTTCCTGAGGCACCTGAAGAGGACCAGAGGCAGGGCACACCAGAAGCCAGTGGTCATGATGAAAATG GAACACCAGATGCATTTTCACAATTACTCACCTGTCCATATTGTGATAGAGGCTATAAACGCTTTACCTCTCTGAAAGAACACATTAAATATCGTcatgaaaagaatgaagataACTTTAGTTGCTCCCTGTGCAGTTACACCTTTGCATACAGAACCCAACTTGAACGTCACATGACATCACATAAATCAGGAAGAGATCAA AGACATGTGACGCAGTCTGGGTGTAATCGTAAATTCAAGTGCACTGAGTGTGGAAAAGCTTTCAAATACAAACATCACCTAAAAGAGCACTTAAGAATTCACagtg gagAGAAGCCATATGAATGCCCAAACTGCAAGAAACGCTTTTCCCATTCTGGCTCCTATAGCTCACACATAAGCAGTAAGAAATGTATCAGCTTGATACCTGTGAATGGGCGACCAAGAACAGGACTCAAGACATCTCAGTGTTCTTCACCGTCTCTTTCAGCATCACCAGGCAGTCCCACACGACCACAGATACGGCAAAAGATAGAGAATAAACCCCTTCAAGAACAACTTTCTGTTAACCAAATTAAAACTGAACCTGTGGATTATGAATTCAAACCCATAGTGGTTGCTTCAGGAATCAACTGTTCAACCCCTTTACAAAATGGGGTTTTCACTGGTGGTGGCCCATTACAGGCAACCAGTTCTCCTCAGGGCGTGGTGCAAGCTGTTGTTCTGCCAACAGTTGGTTTGGTGTCTCCCATAAGTATCAATTTAAGTGATATTCAGAATGTACTTAAAGTGGCAGTAGATGGTAATGTAATAAGGCAAGTGTTGGAGAATAATCAAGCAAATCTTGCATCCAAAGAACAAGAAACAATCAATGCTTCACCCATACAACAAGGTGGCCATTCTGTTATTTCAGCCATCAGTCTTCCTTTGGTTGATCAAGATGGAACAACCAAAATTATCATCAACTACAGTCTTGAGCAGCCTAGCCAACTTCAAGTTgttcctcaaaatttaaaaaaagaaaatccagtcGCAACAAGCAGTTGTAAAAGTGAAAAGTTACCAGAAGATCTTACTGTTAAGTCTGAGAAGGACAAAAGCTTTGAAGGGGGGGTGAATGATAGCACTTGTCTTCTGTGTGATGATTGTCCAGGAGATATTAATGCACTTCCAGAATTAAAGCACTATGACCTAAAGCAGCCTACTCAGCCTCCTCCACTCCCTGCAGCAGAAGCTGAGAAGCCTGAGTCCTCTGTTTCATCAGCTACTGGAGATGGCAATTTGTCTCCCAGTCAGCCACCTTTAAAGAACCTCTTGTCTCTCCTAAAAGCATATTATGCTTTGAATGCACAACCAAGTGCAGAAGAGCTCTCAAAAATTGCCGATTCAGTAAACCTACCACTGGATGTAGTAAAAAAGTGGTTTGAAAAGATGCAAGCTGGACAGATTTCAGTGCAATCTTCTGAACCATCTTCTCCTGAACCAGGCAAAGTAAATATCCCTGCCAAGAACAATGATCATCCTCAATCTGCAAATGCAAATGAACCCCAGGACAGCACAGTAAATCTACAAAGTCCTTTGAAGATGACTAACTCCCCAGTTTTACCACTGGGATCAACCACCAATGGTTCCAGAAGTAGTACACCATCCCCATCACCTCTAAACCTTTCCTCATCCAGAAATACACAGGGTTACTTGTACACAGCTGAGGGTGCACAAGAAGAGCCACAAGTAGAACCTCTTGATCTTTCACTACCAAAGCAACAGGGAGAATTATTAGAAAGGTCAACTATCACTAGTGTTTACCAGAACAGTGTTTATTCTGTCCAGGAAGAACCCTTGAACTTGTCTTGCGCAAAAAAGGAGCCACAAAAGGACAGTTGTGTTACAGACTCAGAACCAGTTGTAAATGTAATCCCACCAAGTGCCAACCCCATAAATATCGCTATACCTACCGTCACTGCCCAGTTACCCACAATCGTGGCCATTGCTGACCAGAACAGTGTTCCATGCTTACGAGCACTAGCTGCCAATAAGCAAACGATTCTGATTCCCCAGGTGGCATACACATACTCAACTACGGTCAGCCCTGCAGTCCAAGAACCACCCTTGAAAGTGATCCAGCCAAATGGAAATCAG GATGAAAGACAAGATACTAGCTCAGAAGGAGTATCAAATGTAGAGGATCAGAATGACTCTGATTCTACACCGCCCAAAAAGAAAATGCGGAAGACAGAAAATGGAATGTATGCTTGTGATTTGTGTGATAAGATATTCCAAAAGAGTAGTTCATTATTGAGACATAAATATGAACACACAG GTAAAAGACCTCATGAGTGTGGAATCTGTAAAAAGGCATTTAAACACAAACATCATTTGATTGAACACATGCGATTACATTCTGGAGAAAAGCCCTATCAATGTGACAAATGTGGAAAGCGCTTCTCACACTCTGGGTCTTACTCTCAACACATGAATCATCGCTACTCCTACTGTAAGAGAGAAGCGGAAGAACGTGACAGCACAGAGCAGGAAGAGGCAGGGCCTGAAATCCTCTCGAATGAGCACGTGGGTGCCAGGGCGTCTCCCTCACAGGGTGACTCGGACGAGAGAGAGAGTTTGACAAGGGAAGAGGATGAAGACagtgaaaaagaggaagaggaggaggataaagaggtagaagaattgcaggaagaaaaagaatgtgaaaaaccacaaggggatgaggaggaggaggaagaagaagtgGAAGAAGAGGCAGAAGAGGCAGAGAATGAGGGAGAAGAAGCAAAAACTGAAGGTCTGATGAAGGATGACAGGGCTGAAAGTCAAGCAAGCAGCTTAGGACAAAAAGTAAGTGAGAGTAGTGAGCAAGTGtctgaagaaaagacaaatgaagcCTAA